From a single Nicotiana tabacum cultivar K326 chromosome 8, ASM71507v2, whole genome shotgun sequence genomic region:
- the LOC107772157 gene encoding fatty-acid-binding protein 1 isoform X2 produces the protein MASLRFPFLFSQPQKPPCSTTANASSCSFSTAVVAGGSVVAAAGAIIAITQSPKNPFLENAMNFLLSNFSPSKNHSSPLWGSVSLADNPAPITESRTGMSFPSILKESQRLLGIGLRKKAIFGLKNIDYYAFGVYADDGDVKKCLAQKHVGPSDSELKQKEELRDHLMENDIRMTVRLQIVYGRLSIGSVRSAFEESVGSRLLKFGGYDNKELLHRFTSQFKDDIKIPRGSIIELSRDHGYILHTTIDGKEVGSIQSKLLCRSILDLYIGDESFDQKAKEDVESNLASLLHK, from the exons ATGGCGTCTCTGCGTTTTCCGTTCTTGTTTTCTCAGCCCCAGAAGCCACCGTGTTCCACCACCGCAAATGCTTCATCTTGCTCCTTCTCCACCGCCGTGGTCGCCGGCGGTTCAGTCGTGGCTGCTGCCGGAGCGATCATTGCCATAACTCAAAGTCCCAAAAATCCGTTTCTTGAAAATGCTATGAATTTTCTACTCTCCAACTTCTCACCTAGCAAAAACCATTCCTCCCCTTTGTGGGGTTCTGTTTCTTTAGCTGATAATCCAGCTCCAATCACAGAATCGAGGACTGGAATGTCATTTCCGTCAATTCTGAAAGAGTCCCAGCGACTCCTTGGAATTGGGCTGCGCAAAAAGGCaatttttgggttgaaaaatATTGATTACTATGCTTTTG GTGTGTATGCTGATGATGGTGATGTGAAGAAGTGTCTGGCTCAGAAGCATGTCGGTCCCTCTGATTCTGAACTGAAGCAAAAGGAAGAGTTGAGGGATCATCTCATGGAAAATGATATACGCATGACTGTTAGGCTTCAGATAGTGTATGGGAGACTAAGCATTGGTTCTGTGCGTAGTGCTTTTGAAGAATCTGTTGGCAGCAGATTACTCAAGTTTGGGGGATATGATAACAAAGAATTGCTCCATAG GTTCACTTCCCAGTTTAAAGATGACATTAAAATACCTCGGGGATCTATCATAGAACTCTCCAGAGACCATGGCTACATACTTCACACAACAA ttgacGGAAAGGAAGTGGGAAGCATACAGAGCAAACTCTTATGCAGATCAATTCTGGACCTATATATTGGTGATGAGTCATTTGATCAGAAAGCCAAAGAAGATGTTGAGTCGAACTTGGCTTCTCTACTTCACAAGTAG
- the LOC107772157 gene encoding fatty-acid-binding protein 1 isoform X1 — protein MASLRFPFLFSEPQKPPCSTTPNGSSRSLSIAAAVAAGGSVVAAAGAIIAITQSPKNLFLENAMNFLLSNFSPSKNHSSPMWGSVSLADNSAPVTESRTGMSFPSILKESQRLLGIGLRKKAIFGLKNIDVYAFGVYADDGDVKKCLAQKHVGPSDSELKQKEELRDHLMENDIRMTVRLQIVYGRLSIGSVRSAFEESVGSRLLKFGGYDNKELLHRFTSQFKDDIKIPRGSIIELSRDHGYILHTTIDGKEVGSIQSKLLCRSILDLYIGDESFDQKAKEDVESNLASLLHK, from the exons ATGGCTTCTCTGCGTTTTCCCTTCTTGTTTTCTGAGCCCCAGAAGCCACCGTGTTCCACCACCCCAAATGGTTCATCTCGCTCCTTATCCATCGCCGCTGCCGTCGCCGCCGGAGGTTCAGTCGTGGCTGCTGCCGGAGCGATCATTGCCATCACTCAAAGTCCCAAAAATCTGTTTCTTGAAAATGCTATGAATTTTCTACTCTCCAACTTCTCACCTAGCAAAAATCATTCCTCGCCTATGTGGGGTTCTGTTTCTTTAGCTGATAACTCAGCTCCAGTCACTGAATCGAGGACTGGAATGTCATTTCCTTCAATTCTGAAAGAGTCCCAGCGACTCCTCGGAATTGGGCTGCGCAAAAAGGCaatttttgggttgaaaaatATTGATGTCTATGCTTTTG GTGTGTATGCTGATGATGGTGATGTGAAGAAGTGTCTGGCTCAGAAGCATGTCGGTCCCTCTGATTCTGAACTGAAGCAAAAGGAAGAGTTGAGGGATCATCTCATGGAAAATGATATACGCATGACTGTTAGGCTTCAGATAGTGTATGGGAGACTAAGCATTGGTTCTGTGCGTAGTGCTTTTGAAGAATCTGTTGGCAGCAGATTACTCAAGTTTGGGGGATATGATAACAAAGAATTGCTCCATAG GTTCACTTCCCAGTTTAAAGATGACATTAAAATACCTCGGGGATCTATCATAGAACTCTCCAGAGACCATGGCTACATACTTCACACAACAA ttgacGGAAAGGAAGTGGGAAGCATACAGAGCAAACTCTTATGCAGATCAATTCTGGACCTATATATTGGTGATGAGTCATTTGATCAGAAAGCCAAAGAAGATGTTGAGTCGAACTTGGCTTCTCTACTTCACAAGTAG